The following coding sequences lie in one Cannabis sativa cultivar Pink pepper isolate KNU-18-1 chromosome 5, ASM2916894v1, whole genome shotgun sequence genomic window:
- the LOC115715809 gene encoding tripeptidyl-peptidase 2, which translates to MLNPMLLLHKLPSVPSSSLSLLQQQFSLLVRPERINQTRRPRKSDSNRRSSSSKRPGTSGSGGVTGSFRVTAMPGSSFGADDNGSLRKFKLNESTFLASLMPKKEIGADRFLEAHPENDGRGVVIAIFDSGVDPAADGLQVTSDGKRKIIDVIDCTGSGDIDTSKVVKTAEDERIIRGASGASLVVNFMWSNPTGEWHVGYKYAYELFTDKLTSRLKKERKKKWEEQNQEEIANAVKQLDEFEQKHCKLEDANIKRVREDLQNRVDYLRKQADSYDDKGPVIDAVVWHDGEYWVAALDTQSLDDDPDSGKLADFLPLANYRVQREYAVLSKLDACTVVLNVYDEGNVLSIVTDSSPHGTHVAGIASAFHPKEPLLNGVAPGAQLISCKIGDSRLGSMETGTGLTRAIIAAIENKCDLINMSYGEPSLLPDYGRFVDLVNEVVNKHRLIFVSSAGNSGPALSTVGAPGGTTSTIIGVGAYVSPAMAAGAHGVVEAPSEGLEYTWSSRGPTADGDLGVSISAPGGAVAPVPTWTLQSRMLMNGTSMASPSACGGVALLLSAMKAEGIQVSPYSVRKALENTCVPVGSVPEDKLSTGHGLMQVDKAHEYLQQSKDVPCVWYQIKVTQSGKTTPVSRGIYLREPSSCQQSSEWTVLVEPKFHEDASNLDDLVPFEECIELHSSDQAVVRTSEYLLLTHNGRTISVVVDPTNLSEGLHYHEIYGIDCKAPWRGPLFRIPITIIKPIAVLNRPPLVTFSGMSFLPGHIERRFLEVPLGATWVEATMQTSGFDTVRRFFVDTVQLCPLQRPNKWESVVTFSSPSTKSFSFPVVGGQTMELAIAQFWSSGIGSHEKTIVDFEIAFHGININKDEVLLDGSEAPVRIDAEALMASEKLAPAAILNKVRIPYRPVEAKISTLTTDRDKLPSGKQTLALKLTYKFKLEDGAEINPFIPLLNNRIYDTKFESQFYMISDTNKRVYAMGDVYPDRSKLPKGEYILQLYLRHDNVQYLEKLKQLVLFIERKLEEKDVVRLSFFSQPDGTVMGNGSYKSSLLVPGIKEAFYVGPPSKDKLPKNCQHGSVLCGAISYGKLSYHGDGDGKNPQKNPASYKISYIVPPNKLDEDKGKVSAPTCTKSVSERIEEEVRDVKVKLLASLKQDTDEEYSEWESLSLSLKSEYPNYTPLLAKILEGLLSRNNIQDKISHNEKVIDAANEVVDSIDKDELIKFLALKIDPEDDEAEKLKKKMETTRDQLAEALYQKGLALAAIESLEAEKNKEADTKDADKSADPSEKDSDTKDVDKSADPSEKDSCSGHPDMFEENFKELKKWVDVKSSKYGTLLVIRERRCGRLGTALKAATDLIQEDGEPPKKKLYDLKISLLEEIGWNHLVKYEKEWLNVRFPPNLPLF; encoded by the exons atgctTAACCCAATGCTATTATTGCACAAATTACCATCAGTGCCCTCGTCCTCACTCTCTCTCTTACAGCAACAGTTCTCGCTTCTTGTTAGACCCGAAAGAATCAACCAAACGCGAAGACCAAGAAAATCAGACTCGAACAGAagaagtagtagtagtaaaagGCCAGGTACTAGCGGCAGCGGTGGTGTTACTGGAAGTTTTAGGGTTACGGCAATGCCTGGTTCTTCATTCGGTGCTGACGATAATGGTTCGCTTCGTAAATTCAAACTGAACGAGTCAACGTTTTTGGCTTCACTCATGCCTAAGAAGGAGATTGGTGCCGATCGCTTCCTTGAGGCTCACCCTGAAAACGATGGACGTGGTGTTGTCATCGCTATCTTTG ATTCTGGAGTAGACCCTGCGGCTGATGGATTGCAAGTTACCTCCGACGGAAAGCGGAAAATTATAGATGTCATTGATTG tACTGGTAGTGGAGATATTGATACGTCTAAGGTTGTTAAGACTGCTGAAGATGAACGTATTATCCGTGGAGCTTCAG GAGCTTCCCTGGTTGTCAATTTTATGTGGAGTAATCCCACTGGTGAATGGCACGTGGGTTATAAATACGCATATGAGTTGTTTACAGATAAATTGACTTCTCGATTgaag aaggaaagaaagaaaaaatgggAGGAACAAAATCAGGAAGAAATTGCTAATGCTGTTAAGCAACTTGATGAATTTGAACAG AAACACTGTAAACTTGAGGATGCAAACATTAAGAGAGTTCGTGAAGACCTTCAAAATAGAGTTGATTATTTACGAAAGCAAGCTGAT AGCTATGATGACAAAGGGCCTGTCATAGATGCTGTTGTCTGGCATGATGGAGAATATTGGGTGGCTGCCTTAGACACACAAAGTCTTGATGATGACCCAGATAGTGGAAAACTTGCTGACTTTTTGCCCTTAGCAAATTATAG GGTTCAACGAGAGTATGCTGTGCTCAGCAAGTTAGATGCCTGTACAGTCGTTCTTAATGTGTATGATGAGGGAAATGTTTTAAGTATTGTAACAGACAGCTCCCCTCACGGCACTCACGTTGCTGGTATTGCTAGTGCTTTCCATCCAAAG GAACCCTTGTTGAATGGAGTTGCACCAGGGGCACAACTGATATCTTGTAAAATTGGAGATTCACGCTTAGGTTCAATGGAGACAGGAACCGGTCTAACACGAGCTATTATAGCTGCTATAGAG AACAAATGTGATCTTATCAACATGAGTTATGGAGAACCTTCTTTGCTGCCAGACTATGGCCGCTTTGTTGACCTTGTTAATGAA GTCGTAAACAAGCACCGATTGATATTTGTGAGTAGTGCTGGTAACAGTGGTCCAGCTTTGAGCACTGTTGGAGCACCTGGTGGTACTACTTCAACCATCATAGGAGTTGGGGCATATGTCTCCCCAGCTATGGCTGCTGGTGCTCATGGTGTTGTTGAAGCCCCATCTGAAGGGCTTGAATATACTTG GTCCAGCCGAGGACCAACTGCTGATGGAGATCTTGGTGTTTCTATAAGTGCTCCTGGTGGTGCTGTTGCTCCTGTTCCTACGTGGACTCTCCAAAGTCGTATGCTCATGAATGGAACATCAATGGCATCACCATCTGCCTGTGGGGGTGTTGCGTTGCTTTTAAGTGCAATGAAG GCTGAGGGAATTCAGGTGAGTCCCTACAGTGTGAGGAAAGCTCTTGAGAACACATGTGTTCCTGTAGGCAGTGTACCCGAGGATAAGTTGTCCACTGGGCATGGACTTATGCAAGTTGACAA GGCACATGAATATTTACAACAGTCCAAGGATGTACCATGCGTTTGGTATCAAATAAAAGTCACTCAATCTGGAAAAACAA CTCCTGTATCACGAGGCATCTACCTCAGAGAGCCTAGTTCTTGCCAACAATCTAGTGAG TGGACAGTTCTTGTTGAGCCAAAATTTCATGAAGATGCAAGCAATTTGGATGATTTGGTTCCCTTTGAGGAGTGTATTGAGTTACATTCAAGTGATCAAGCAGTTGTAAGGACTTCAGAGTATCTCCTTCTTACACATAATGGACGGACCATTAG TGTAGTAGTGGATCCAACCAATCTTAGTGAAGGACTGCACTATCATGAAATTTACGGTATTGATTGTAAAGCTCCCTGGCGTGGTCCTCTTTTCAGAATACCAATTACTATTATTAAGCCCATCGCTGTATTGAATCGACCTCCATTGGTCACATTTTCTGGGATGTCTTTTCTACCAG GCCACATTGAGAGAAGATTTTTAGAGGTGCCTCTTGGTGCCACTTGGGTCGAAGCAACCATGCAAACCTCAGGATTCGATACAGTTCGTAGATTTTTTGTTGACACTGTTCAG CTCTGTCCTCTGCAAAGGCCTAATAAGTGGGAGAGTGTTGTCACATTTTCTTCTCCTTCTACCAAGAGCTTTTCCTTTCCTGTTGTTGGTGGCCAGACAATGGAATTAGCTATAGCGCAGTTTTGGTCCAGTGGCATAGGAAGCCATGAAAAAACTATTGTAGATTTTGAG ATTgcatttcatggaattaatataaataaagacGAAGTACTACTTGATGGAAGTGAAGCACCAGTAAGAATTGATGCCGAAGCTCTAATGGCATCTGAGAAACTTGCACCTGCTGCTATTCTAAACAAG GTCAGAATTCCTTACCGTCCTGTTGAGGCTAAAATTTCTACTCTTACAACAGATCGTGACAAACTACCCTCAGGCAAACAAACCCTAGCACTGAAATTAAC GTACAAGTTTAAACTGGAAGATGGAGCTGAAATAAACCCTTTCATTCCATTACTTAACAACCGCATATATGACACTAAGTTTGAGTCTCAGTTTTATATGATTTCTGACACAAACAAG CGTGTATATGCAATGGGTGATGTTTACCCAGATCGCTCGAAACTTCCCAAGGGAGAATACATCTTACAGCTTTATTTAAG ACATGACAATGTGCAGTATCTGGAAAAGTTGAAGCAGTTAGTGCTATTCATTGAAAGAAAGTTGGAAGAGAAG GATGTAGTACGATTGAGCTTTTTCTCTCAACCAGACGGTACTGTGATGGGAAATGGCAGTTACAAGTCATCACTTTTAGTTCCTGG GATAAAAGAAGCATTTTATGTGGGCCCACCATCTAAAGACAAGCTTCCAAAG AATTGTCAGCACGGTTCTGTACTTTGTGGAGCAATCTCATATGGAAAGCTATCCTATCATGGGGACGGGGATGGAAAAAATCCACAAAAGAACCCTGCGTCttataaaatttcttatatAGTGCCACCAAATAAG CTAGATGAGGACAAAGGGAAAGTTTCTGCTCCAACTTGTACAAAATCTGTCTCTGAACGTATAGAAGAGGAG GTTCGAGATGTAAAGGTAAAACTTCTTGCAAGCCTAAAGCAAGATACCGATGAAGAATACTCAGAGTGGGAAAGTTTGTCTCTCTCGTTGAAG TCCGAATATCCAAACTACACCCCACTTCTTGCTAAAATATTGGAAGGTTTGCTTTCTCGAAACAACATTCAGGACAAAATAAGCCATAACGAAAAG GTCATTGATGCAGCAAATGAGGTAGTTGATAGCATTGACAAAGATGAGTTGATAAAATTCTTGGCGCTTAAGATTGATCCAGAAGATGATGAAGCAGAG AAACTCAAAAAGAAAATGGAGACGACTCGTGATCAGTTAGCAGAAGCACTCTATCAGAAAGGATTGGCATTAGCAGCTATTGAATCTTTAGAG GCTGAGAAGAACAAAGAAGCTGATACAAAGGATGCGGACAAGTCGGCTGATCCTTCTGAAAAGGACTCTGATACAAAAGATGTGGACAAGTCGGCTGATCCCTCTGAAAAGGACTCTTGTTCGGGCCATCCTGACATGTTTGAAGAGAACTTTAAAGAGCTGAAGAAATGGGTTGATGTGAAGTCCTCTAAATATGGAACCCTCTTAGTAATACGTGAGAGACGTTGCGGAAGGCTTGGAACAGCGCTAAAG GCTGCGACTGATTTGATTCAAGAGGATGGGGAACCTCCCAAGAAGAAGCTTTATGACTTGAAGATTTCTTTGCTGGAGGAGATCGGGTGGAATCACTTGGTGAAATACGAGAAAGAGTGGTTGAACGTGCGCTTTCCACCAAATCTGCCTCTGTTTTGA